From a single Deinococcus sp. Leaf326 genomic region:
- a CDS encoding cell wall metabolism sensor histidine kinase WalK — protein sequence MRLFPRLLLNHLAVMAVLSLVMLVAAELAAHPFIQHHVNQMVQLLGDAGTTMRDDLNAGMRATLTRALLSALPPALLVAAVTAWVAARRVTASVRTLQAGSAALARGEYRRRLPEGGQDELADLAHSFNTMASTLASVEQSRIELIGNVAHELRAPVAAVRGYVEAAQDGVMAHDQALGAIQRELAGLERLAGDLSLVSRVEAGQVELTLQTVPVAALLTQVQDRYALAFEEKGVALRVDAAAELHVQADPARAAQILANLLSNALRHTAPGGEVQVDAQEESKSVRLMVHDTGTGIAPEHLHRVFERFFRADTARTRGEGSGVGLTVARGLARAMGGELTVTSTPGVGSVFQVRLPAGGESLPGAFTEA from the coding sequence ATGCGCCTCTTTCCCCGACTGCTGCTCAACCACCTGGCGGTAATGGCGGTCCTCAGCCTGGTCATGCTGGTGGCCGCGGAACTGGCGGCCCATCCCTTCATTCAGCACCACGTCAACCAGATGGTGCAGCTGCTCGGGGACGCCGGGACGACCATGCGCGATGACCTGAATGCAGGCATGCGCGCCACCCTGACCCGCGCCCTGCTCAGCGCCCTGCCGCCCGCGCTGCTGGTCGCGGCCGTGACCGCCTGGGTGGCCGCACGCCGGGTGACGGCGTCCGTGCGCACCCTGCAGGCGGGCAGCGCCGCCCTGGCTCGGGGCGAATACCGTCGCCGCCTCCCTGAAGGGGGGCAAGACGAACTCGCGGATCTCGCGCACAGCTTCAACACCATGGCGAGCACCCTGGCGAGCGTCGAACAGTCACGGATCGAGCTGATCGGCAATGTCGCGCATGAATTGCGTGCGCCTGTAGCGGCTGTACGCGGGTACGTGGAAGCCGCCCAGGACGGTGTCATGGCGCATGATCAGGCCCTGGGTGCCATTCAGCGGGAGCTGGCGGGCCTGGAGCGCCTGGCGGGGGACCTGAGCCTGGTCAGCCGTGTGGAGGCCGGCCAGGTGGAGTTGACCCTACAGACCGTGCCCGTGGCGGCGCTGCTCACACAGGTGCAGGACCGGTACGCACTGGCGTTCGAGGAAAAGGGCGTCGCGCTTCGGGTGGACGCGGCAGCGGAACTGCACGTCCAGGCGGACCCGGCGCGCGCCGCGCAGATCCTGGCCAACCTGCTGAGCAATGCACTCCGGCACACCGCACCGGGCGGCGAAGTGCAGGTGGACGCACAGGAGGAAAGCAAGAGCGTGCGCCTCATGGTGCACGACACCGGGACGGGAATCGCGCCGGAACACCTGCACCGGGTGTTCGAGCGATTCTTCCGGGCGGATACGGCCCGCACACGTGGGGAGGGGAGTGGGGTGGGCCTCACGGTCGCGCGCGGCCTCGCTCGGGCCATGGGGGGCGAATTGACCGTGACCTCCACCCCTGGCGTGGGAAGCGTGTTTCAGGTGCGCCTGCCGGCTGGGGGCGAAAGCCTGCCAGGCGCCTTTACAGAAGCGTAA
- a CDS encoding copper-translocating P-type ATPase — MLRRFVASLLLTIPAVLYSPIGEAIGFTAMPPFGLGMNVFGLLLATPVVWWGGWPFISAAWRALRRGEANMMTLIALGILVSYAYSVWATLALDSQDVFFEAAAMLTTFSLLGHWLEMRSRFATGRAVEALLRLAPATARVIRNGAEVELPVEDVVTGDTLAMRPGDRVPVDGEVVSGTSFVDESMLTGEPVPVEKTPGARVTTGTVNQNGAFQFRATAVGADTALARIVKLVQNAQASKAPAQRLADTAGKYLVFVALGSGLLAFLVWTLLGENLVFALTAAVSAIVIACPDALALATPTAITVGVGRGAQAGVLFKNASALEAAASVTTVVFDKTGTLTEGKPALTDVVPAAGVSEREVLRLAASADQPSQHPLAEAIVRGTQVQGLTVTPPDTFEAVPGRGVQATVGGQQVLIGNRALMLQAGVSVTAAEAQAVQLASDGKTAMFVAADGQFLGLVAVADRVRESARTAVAELQALGVKTAMLTGDNERTAQAVARQLGLDTVIADVLPEQKAAQVQALQGQGQRVAMVGDGVNDAPALAQAEVGIAIGAGTDVAVETADVVLVNSDPAAVAASIRLARRVQRKIRQNLFWAAIYNVLAIPFAAGALYPAYGILLRPEWAALLMSVSTLIVTGNALLLNRGRLGHSGTG, encoded by the coding sequence ATGCTGCGCCGCTTTGTCGCGTCGTTGCTGCTCACCATCCCCGCAGTGTTGTATTCCCCCATTGGGGAAGCCATCGGTTTTACCGCGATGCCCCCGTTCGGCCTGGGCATGAACGTCTTCGGGCTCCTGTTGGCCACACCCGTCGTCTGGTGGGGCGGGTGGCCATTCATTTCCGCCGCTTGGCGCGCCCTGAGGCGGGGCGAAGCGAACATGATGACCCTGATCGCCCTGGGCATCCTGGTGTCGTACGCGTACTCCGTGTGGGCCACGCTGGCGCTGGACTCGCAGGACGTGTTTTTCGAGGCGGCCGCGATGCTGACCACCTTTTCCCTGTTGGGGCACTGGTTGGAGATGCGCTCACGGTTTGCTACGGGCCGGGCGGTAGAAGCCTTGCTGCGACTGGCCCCCGCCACCGCCCGGGTGATCCGGAATGGGGCCGAAGTGGAGCTTCCTGTCGAGGACGTCGTGACAGGCGATACCCTCGCCATGCGACCAGGCGACCGCGTGCCGGTAGACGGGGAAGTGGTGAGTGGCACGTCCTTCGTGGACGAGAGCATGTTGACCGGAGAGCCCGTACCCGTGGAAAAAACGCCTGGAGCGAGGGTGACCACGGGCACCGTCAACCAGAACGGGGCGTTCCAGTTCCGGGCCACAGCAGTTGGGGCAGATACTGCCCTGGCCCGGATCGTGAAGCTCGTGCAAAACGCACAGGCCAGCAAAGCGCCCGCGCAGCGCCTGGCGGACACGGCAGGGAAGTACCTGGTCTTTGTGGCATTGGGCAGTGGCCTTCTGGCGTTCCTCGTGTGGACTCTGCTGGGGGAGAATCTAGTGTTCGCCCTGACAGCCGCCGTCTCCGCCATCGTGATTGCTTGTCCTGATGCGCTTGCTCTGGCCACACCGACCGCCATTACGGTCGGGGTCGGACGGGGGGCGCAGGCGGGGGTCCTGTTCAAGAACGCCTCGGCTCTGGAGGCAGCGGCGAGCGTAACCACCGTGGTCTTCGACAAGACGGGTACGCTCACCGAGGGCAAGCCTGCCCTGACAGATGTGGTCCCTGCGGCGGGCGTGTCGGAACGTGAGGTGCTGCGTCTGGCCGCGTCGGCCGATCAGCCTTCCCAGCATCCGCTGGCAGAAGCGATCGTGCGCGGCACGCAGGTCCAGGGGCTGACGGTGACGCCGCCAGACACGTTCGAAGCTGTGCCGGGGCGTGGCGTACAGGCCACAGTGGGTGGGCAGCAGGTGTTGATCGGCAACCGGGCGCTGATGCTGCAGGCGGGGGTCAGCGTCACAGCCGCTGAGGCCCAGGCCGTTCAGCTGGCGTCCGATGGGAAGACTGCCATGTTCGTGGCTGCGGATGGGCAGTTCCTGGGGCTTGTGGCGGTCGCCGACCGCGTGCGGGAATCGGCCCGTACGGCAGTGGCGGAACTCCAGGCCCTGGGGGTGAAGACCGCCATGCTGACGGGCGACAACGAGCGCACGGCGCAGGCGGTGGCGCGGCAGCTGGGGCTGGATACGGTGATCGCGGACGTTCTGCCGGAGCAGAAGGCGGCCCAGGTCCAGGCCCTTCAGGGTCAGGGTCAACGTGTGGCCATGGTGGGCGATGGGGTCAATGATGCGCCGGCCCTCGCGCAGGCTGAGGTGGGCATCGCGATTGGGGCGGGCACCGACGTGGCGGTCGAGACCGCGGACGTGGTCCTGGTGAACAGTGACCCGGCGGCTGTGGCGGCCAGCATCCGTCTGGCGCGGCGTGTGCAGCGCAAGATCCGGCAGAACCTGTTCTGGGCGGCGATTTATAACGTCCTCGCTATTCCGTTCGCGGCTGGGGCGCTCTACCCGGCGTACGGGATACTGCTGCGCCCAGAGTGGGCGGCGCTGCTGATGAGCGTCAGCACCTTGATCGTCACAGGAAATGCCCTGCTCCTGAATCGCGGACGTTTGGGGCATAGCGGTACAGGCTGA
- a CDS encoding DUF305 domain-containing protein produces MTNLRQISKPAGVLLVLTTTVLLTGAALAQGMAGMDHSNMPGMGSSTSSMKMEKMDLSALAKLQGKAFDRAFLSMMAPHHQMAVDMAKAVLPVSKDATVKAWANAVIKDQTQEITQMNTILKGMGGVNNAMANTMKSSMSGMGDMIKKSKTPDVAFVQGMLPHHASAIDMANLALQQGQDARVLSLSKAIITAQATEMLDYRTWLKKRGL; encoded by the coding sequence ATGACGAACCTGCGACAGATCTCCAAGCCTGCGGGCGTGCTCCTCGTCCTGACCACGACGGTCCTGCTGACAGGAGCAGCGCTGGCCCAGGGGATGGCGGGCATGGACCACAGCAACATGCCGGGCATGGGCAGCAGCACGAGCAGCATGAAGATGGAAAAGATGGACCTGAGTGCGCTGGCGAAGCTGCAGGGCAAAGCGTTTGACCGCGCCTTCCTCAGCATGATGGCGCCGCACCATCAGATGGCCGTCGACATGGCCAAGGCGGTACTGCCCGTCAGCAAGGACGCCACGGTGAAGGCCTGGGCGAATGCCGTGATCAAGGACCAGACGCAGGAGATCACGCAGATGAACACGATCCTCAAAGGCATGGGTGGCGTGAACAACGCCATGGCCAACACCATGAAAAGCAGCATGAGTGGAATGGGCGACATGATCAAGAAATCCAAGACCCCAGACGTGGCCTTCGTGCAAGGCATGCTGCCCCACCATGCGTCCGCCATCGACATGGCCAACCTCGCCCTTCAGCAGGGCCAGGACGCCCGCGTCCTCAGCCTCTCGAAAGCCATCATCACCGCACAGGCCACAGAAATGCTCGACTACCGCACCTGGTTGAAGAAGCGCGGCCTGTAA
- a CDS encoding response regulator transcription factor, with the protein MPTVLIVDDDPAILEVLRVYLRAEGHTVLEAQTGPEAWALLPRADLAVLDWMLPGMTGVQLARGARAAGMSLPLLMLTGRGEEDDKLLGLDGGVDDYVVKPFSPREVTARIRALLRRVGVHHTVTQGDLSIDVRAREVHLAGVRIELSKLEFDLLSTMAQHPGMAWSRERLLERVWGPDFPGTERVVDVHMTALRRKLSDPPEAPRFLETVRGVGYRFRDEDAARTASGG; encoded by the coding sequence CGCGCCGAAGGGCACACCGTCCTCGAAGCGCAGACCGGTCCGGAAGCCTGGGCGCTCCTGCCCCGCGCAGACCTTGCGGTGCTCGACTGGATGCTGCCCGGCATGACAGGCGTTCAACTTGCCCGCGGTGCCCGCGCCGCCGGGATGAGCCTGCCCCTCCTGATGCTCACAGGACGAGGCGAAGAGGACGATAAACTGCTGGGCTTGGACGGCGGTGTAGACGATTACGTGGTCAAGCCGTTCAGTCCTCGTGAAGTCACCGCCCGCATCCGCGCCCTGTTGCGCCGCGTCGGCGTGCATCACACCGTTACACAAGGCGATCTTTCCATTGATGTCCGTGCTCGGGAGGTTCACCTGGCCGGTGTGCGGATCGAGCTCTCCAAACTGGAGTTCGACCTTCTCAGCACCATGGCGCAGCATCCTGGCATGGCCTGGTCCCGTGAACGGCTCCTCGAACGTGTTTGGGGCCCTGATTTCCCGGGTACAGAGCGCGTGGTGGACGTGCACATGACCGCGCTACGACGCAAGCTCAGTGACCCTCCGGAAGCCCCACGTTTTCTGGAGACCGTGCGGGGCGTTGGATACCGCTTCCGGGATGAGGACGCCGCCCGTACCGCATCAGGAGGATAG